One window of the Sparus aurata chromosome 17, fSpaAur1.1, whole genome shotgun sequence genome contains the following:
- the pip5k1ab gene encoding phosphatidylinositol 4-phosphate 5-kinase type-1 alpha: protein MATAGTADSGSTAPTGTSGIRKMAPAEMPGSSGTTQSMKKTIGHRGVETTTGETTYKKTTSSALKGAIQLGIAHTVGSLSQKAERDVLMQDFVVVESIFFPSEGSNLTPAHHYSDFRFKTYAPIAFRYFRELFGIRPDDYLYSLCNEPLIELSNPGASGSLFYVSSDDEFIIKTVQHKEAEFLQKLLPGYFMNINQNKRTLLPKFYGLYCVQAGGKNIRICVMNNLLPRIVPMHIKYDLKGSTYKRRASPKEREKAVPTHKDLDFIQDLPDGLLLEADNYNALCKTIQRDCLLLQSFKIMDYSLLMGIHNMDQASRERERAGGNSGDSGGSEGAVTPDQRRPQAQKSLYCTAMESIQGEARGKGALDSEDHMGGIPSRNSKGERLLIYIGIIDILQSYRFIKKLEHSWKALVHDGDTVSVHRPGFYADRFQQFMCNTVFRKIPLKPSPSKKSRSGVPGGLRRAPTLGGPTPLSHATGQSGGDSRLVYHSHFRSTDSEADSGVQSGRPDLVPRTPPLVDNLADCEANLSTSSLGSTGVPSASPPLRSVGVEVHKAANTDLDQGSSHSMEAGGALDNSGNLSGNEDVVSLSDIIPETNICF from the exons ggACCAGTGGCATTCGAAAGATGGCCCCTGCAGAG ATGCCTGGCTCTTCAGGCACAACTCAGAGTATGAAGAAGACCATCGGACACCGGGGCGTTGAGACCACCACAGGAGAGACCACCTATAAAAAG ACCACGTCGTCTGCCCTGAAAGGTGCCATCCAGTTGGGCATCGCTCACACAGTTGGCAGCTTAAGCCAAAAGGCAGAAAGGGATGTTCTCATGCAGGACTTCGTGGTGGTCGAAAGCATCTTCTTCCCCAG TGAAGGCAGTAACCTGACTCCTGCTCATCACTACAGTGACTTTCGCTTTAAGACCTACGCTCCTATTGCCTTTCGTTACTTCAGGGAACTGTTTGGCATCCGGCCAGATGACTACCTG TATTCTCTGTGTAATGAGCCACTGATTGAGCTGTCTAACCCGGGAGCCAGCGGATCCCTCTTCTACGTCTCCAGTGATGACGAGTTCATCATCAAGACTGTTCAACACAAAGAGGCAGAGTTCCTCCAAAAACTCCTGCCTGGATACTTTATG AATATAAACCAAAACAAGCGCACCCTGTTGCCCAAATTCTATGGACTGTATTGCGTTCAGGCAGGAGGAAAAAATATCCGTATTTGCGTGATGAACAATCTTCTGCCTCGGATCGTCCCCATGCACATCAAATATGACTTGAAGGGCTCCACCTATAAGAGACGAGCTTCCCCTAAGGAGAGGGAAAAGGCTGTCCCCACTCACAAAGACCTGGACTTTATCCAGGACCTGCCTGACGGCCTGCTGCTGGAAGCAGATAACTATAATGCCCTGTGCAAGACCATACAGAGGGACTGCCTG CTCCTGCAGAGTTTCAAGATCATGGATTACAGTCTGTTGATGGGCATCCACAACATGGACCAGGCCAGTCGAGAACGGGAGCGAGCTGGTGGAAATTCGGGGGACAGTGGGGGGTCGGAAGGAGCAGTGACCCCGGATCAGCGGCGGCCACAAGCCCAGAAAAGTCTGTACTGTACAGCCATGGAGTCCATTCAGGGGGAGGCTCGAGGGAAGGGAGCTTTGGATTCAGAAGACCA CATGGGTGGTATTCCATCTCGTAATAGTAAAGGAGAGAGGTTGCTGATCTACATCGGCATCATTGACATTCTTCAGTCCTACAG GTTTATTAAGAAGTTGGAGCACTCGTGGAAGGCCTTGGTACATGATGGG GACACGGTGTCAGTCCACAGACCTGGCTTCTATGCAGATCGTTTCCAGCAATTCATGTGCAACACAGTGTTCAGGAAAATACCAC TAAAACCCTCACCTTCTAAGAAGAGTCGTAGCGGTGTTCCAGGAGGTCTCAGGAGGGCCCCCACACTGGGAGGTCCCACCCCACTCTCCCACGCAACAGGACAGTCAGGTGGTGACTCCAGACTAGTGTACCACAGCCACTTTAGAAGCACAGACTCAGAAGCAGACAGCG GCGTGCAGTCAGGCAGACCAGATCTTGTTCCGAGGACCCCTCCGCTGGTAGACAACCTTGCTGACTGTGAGGCCAACCTGTCCACTTCATCACTAGGCAGCACAGGAgttccctctgcctctcctcccttACG GTCTGTAGGGGTTGAAGTGCACAAAGCTGCAAATACAGATCTTGACCAGGGTTCTTCGCACAG CATGGAGGCTGGAGGGGCTTTAGATAATTCAGGCAACCTGTCTGGAAACGAAGATGTAGTTTCATTGTCAGACATCATCCCCGAGACCAACATCTGCTTT taa
- the LOC115566838 gene encoding serum amyloid P-component-like, with protein MEKLLLLMVMFATCCATPKDLSGKVFVFPRESNRDHVKLLTSQNKFSFLTTCLRFQTDLTRNYGLFSLATPTHSNEFVLFKTGSGDVMRMHARDGGTDFLSLSLSPGTWHSMCATWRSDNGLAQLWVNGKATIKRFIQTGAITGAPITILGQEQDSYGGGFDATQSFIGMISKVHMWNYVLTAADIKRYMDGQHITPGNVFNWGSLDFEITGQVLVEEESEVM; from the exons ATGGAGAAACTCTTACTTCTGATGGTGATGTTTGCAACATGCTGCGCCACACCAAAAG ATCTGTCGGGCAAAGTGTTTGTCTTTCCCAGAGAGAGTAACAGGGATCATGTGAAACTCCTGACATCTCAGAACAAATTCAGCTTTCTGACCACCTGTCTCAG ATTCCAGACGGATCTCACCAGGAACTACGGGCTCTTCTCTTTGGCTACTCCAACACACAGCAATGAGTTTGTGCTCTTTAAGACCGGTTCAGGAGATGTGATGAGGATGCACGCTCGGGACGGGGGCACGGACTTCTTGTCGCTGTCATTATCACCTGGCACCTGGCACTCCATGTGTGCCACCTGGCGCTCCGACAATGGGTTGGCTCAGCTCTGGGTGAACGGCAAAGCGACCATCAAGAGATTCATCCAGACTGGTGCCATCACTGGAGCACCAATAACTATCTTGGGCCAGGAGCAGGACTCCTACGGCGGGGGTTTCGATGCAACTCAATCCTTCATTGGTATGATTTCTAAAGTCCACATGTGGAACTATGTCCTGACTGCCGCTGACATCAAGCGCTACATGGACGGTCAACATATCACTCCGGGCAATGTGTTCAACTGGGGAAGCCTGGACTTTGAAATCACTGGGCAGGTTTTAGTGGAGGAAGAGTCTGAAGTGATGTAA